The following are encoded together in the Osmia lignaria lignaria isolate PbOS001 chromosome 6, iyOsmLign1, whole genome shotgun sequence genome:
- the LOC117607630 gene encoding COMM domain-containing protein 8: METTRTLYLNLFSEDKIHVLKELLHACVDEICGKPGPSYRKFTTSMDWSKEEYEETYKLISMLLRHPTSLYLTEEKMPQEYHELPEHVQQSILACLKVRREQLTDALLKEYSKENGETLIDFDWRLKLVMGSSKLASLREPLLQLDLIVENKESKRILGLELNKDELDMFINAMESIVQ, from the exons ATGGAAACAACCCGAACTTTATACCTTAATCTCTTCAGTGAGGACAAAATTCATGTTTTGAAAGAA TTGCTGCATGCTTGTGTGGATGAAATATGTGGTAAACCAGGACCATCTTATCGCAAGTTTACAACTAGCATGGATTGGAGTAAAGAAGAATACGAAGAAACATACAAATTAATATCCATGCTTTTAAGACATCCAACTTCGTTGTATTTAACAGAAGAAAAG ATGCCTCAAGAATATCATGAGCTTCCAGAGCATGTTCAACAGAGTATATTGGCATGTTTGAAAGTGAGAAGAGAGCAATTAACAGATGCTCTGCTAAAAGAATATTCTAAAGAAAACGGTGAAACGCTAATTGATTTTGATTGGAGATTAAAG CTTGTAATGGGTTCAAGTAAATTAGCTTCCTTGAGAGAACCCCTTCTGCAGTTAGATCTCattgttgaaaataaagaatCAAAACGTATCTTAGGTTTGGAATTAAATAAAGATGAATTGGATATGTTCATAAATGCTATGGAAAGCATAGTGCAATAA